A single region of the Candidatus Poribacteria bacterium genome encodes:
- a CDS encoding efflux RND transporter periplasmic adaptor subunit: MKKVLIGILIVFAIAVVISLPRFLKPEKPEIQQAQAIVLKPVEVTKAARGEIRSELELSGTIQAESQISVFPKVAGRLVALNVDEGDSVKKGTSLAVVEHEELQLAVQQAEATLKAAETAHEQTKQLAEVRVNSQIAQAKAQFRAAEIALQQVVDLSEIRTVTQIEQAEAALESLVANLQKIKSGARDEDRRQAEAGLSRAEANLENAKSTHERMTQLFENGAISQQSVESAKTQLDVAVAQHKIASEQLQLIDNGARTEDIQAMAAQVEQAEASLRLAETQAATKTWEKDIELARSQVETARAGLISAEALKTAKSWEAEITSAKTARTQAEVALKLAQKRLNDATIRAPISGVISRRSLDLGGMALPATPLFDIVNIDTVKATIEVIEVQLSQLALNQQASIEIDGIDAQMSGSITFISPTLTPARRTATVEVDIDNLDGTLKPGMFAKVTVPIKVHPDTILISRAALIEDVNATTQSVFVIENGVSQRRVVEIGLLRAGEAEVLSGLIEGEAVVTAGQHSLKQGESVRVVNP; the protein is encoded by the coding sequence ATGAAGAAAGTACTGATTGGTATACTCATAGTATTCGCGATAGCCGTGGTAATTAGCCTACCACGGTTTCTAAAACCAGAAAAACCTGAAATTCAACAGGCACAAGCTATAGTCCTGAAGCCGGTGGAAGTTACAAAAGCAGCACGTGGAGAGATTCGTTCGGAACTCGAATTGTCCGGCACTATTCAAGCCGAATCACAAATCAGCGTTTTTCCGAAAGTCGCAGGGCGGCTTGTTGCCCTAAACGTAGATGAGGGCGACAGTGTAAAAAAAGGCACATCTCTTGCGGTGGTAGAGCATGAGGAACTGCAACTCGCCGTGCAGCAAGCCGAAGCCACGCTGAAAGCCGCAGAAACGGCTCATGAACAAACAAAGCAGCTCGCCGAAGTGCGTGTAAACTCGCAGATTGCGCAGGCGAAAGCGCAGTTTCGCGCCGCAGAGATTGCGCTACAACAGGTGGTCGACCTCTCTGAAATCCGAACCGTCACGCAAATAGAGCAGGCAGAAGCCGCATTGGAATCTCTTGTTGCGAACCTTCAGAAAATCAAAAGCGGTGCGCGTGATGAAGACCGGCGACAAGCCGAGGCAGGATTGAGTCGAGCCGAGGCGAACCTTGAGAACGCTAAAAGCACTCACGAACGCATGACGCAACTCTTTGAAAATGGCGCAATTAGTCAGCAATCCGTTGAAAGTGCGAAGACACAGTTAGACGTTGCCGTCGCTCAACATAAAATCGCTTCTGAACAACTGCAACTGATCGATAACGGTGCGCGGACTGAGGATATTCAAGCCATGGCGGCACAAGTTGAGCAGGCAGAAGCCTCCTTACGACTCGCAGAGACCCAGGCAGCCACGAAGACATGGGAGAAAGACATTGAACTTGCGCGTTCCCAAGTCGAAACCGCCCGGGCTGGACTCATCTCTGCGGAGGCTTTAAAGACTGCGAAAAGTTGGGAAGCCGAGATAACATCAGCGAAAACCGCACGCACGCAAGCCGAGGTTGCGCTGAAGCTTGCTCAAAAACGTCTGAATGACGCTACGATTCGCGCCCCGATTTCCGGTGTGATCTCCAGACGCTCCTTGGATTTAGGCGGTATGGCACTTCCTGCGACACCCCTTTTTGACATCGTTAATATTGATACCGTCAAAGCAACTATTGAGGTGATTGAAGTCCAGTTAAGCCAATTGGCACTCAATCAACAAGCCTCCATAGAGATTGATGGTATAGATGCCCAGATGTCCGGTAGTATTACTTTTATTAGTCCAACGCTAACACCGGCGCGTCGGACGGCTACGGTTGAAGTCGATATTGACAATCTGGACGGCACTCTTAAACCGGGAATGTTTGCCAAGGTGACCGTCCCGATCAAAGTGCATCCTGATACGATTCTCATCTCGCGTGCTGCGCTGATTGAGGATGTGAATGCCACCACGCAGAGCGTCTTCGTCATTGAGAATGGGGTCAGTCAGCGGCGTGTTGTAGAGATAGGTCTTTTGCGTGCCGGTGAAGCTGAAGTCCTGAGTGGGCTTATCGAAGGCGAAGCGGTTGTCACTGCTGGACAACATTCTCTAAAACAGGGGGAAAGTGTTAGAGTCGTTAATCCGTAG